In the genome of Cherax quadricarinatus isolate ZL_2023a chromosome 28, ASM3850222v1, whole genome shotgun sequence, the window atcgttgttgtggtggtggttgttattgttgttgtggtggtgattgttgttgtggtagtcgtATTTCATTTGTTCTGACTGAAAGGTCAAGAGATAGAGATATGGAGGCTAATATGCATTatgtttatgagagagagagagagagagagagagagagagagagaggcaggcagacagaaaaTCTCTCTTTAGATTTAGGATGAAAGGCGTGACAATGCGTGACAATGCACATTGCTATGTGAGCATCGGGAGCAACAGAGATCCTCGTATCAAAGTTTCGTAGAGCGAGCTGACGGTGCTTCCACAGCTGCCAGCGAGAgataagacagagagagagagagagagagagagagagagagagagagagagagagagagagagagagagagagagagagagcttttaTCCCACCGGTAGTCGAGGGCTAACCATATTGCCAATATTCAGTGTGTTTGCACATGTACTTACCAAGTGTGTTGATGTGAGATCGAGTCGTGTTCTTTTGTGCCTACCCACACACCAGCTCGATCACTCATATTCCCCCAGGATGTCGGCCCCCTCAGGTAAGCTCACCGGGGGAGACCAAGAGGAGACCGAGGGTGTTCCCAGACGAGCCCCGGCCATCCCGGTCCAGGACCACGCCTCCAGCACCtctccagaccaccaccaccaccaccaccatgatccgcCCCCGAGGTACTCCACCATCGGGCCCTCCTGGAGTCTTACTCACCAGGGTGAGGCTCCGCTTGGTGAGTCTATCCCCCTCCGTCAGATACTCGTAAAGAGAATTGTTAAGTGAGAACTGAGGGCGACTTACTGAAGCACAGAGACTTAATGAAGCACAGGGACTTACTGAAGCTTAGAGATTTACTGAAGCACAGAGACTTACTGAAGCTTAGAGATTTACTGAAGCACAGAGACTTACTGAAGCTTAGAGATTTACTGAAGCACAGAGACTTACTGAAGCTTAGAGATTTACTGAAGCACAGAGACTTACTGAAGCTTAGAGATTTACTGAAGCACAGAGATTTACAGAAGCACAGAAACTTTATGAAGCACAGACTTATTGAAGCATAGAGACTTTCTGAAACTCAGAGACTTACTGAAACACAGACACGAACTGAAGCACAGAGACGAACTGAACCTCAGAGACGAGATTTACTGTATTACAGAGTTACATAGACGAAACTGACCCACGAAACCGACCCACGGAGTCGAACCGAGCCACATACATCATCTCACAAGACTCACCAAAATCATCTCGTAAAACCTTTTTCAAccaccaaaacaaaaaaaaatattattacagAGTTCTCTTCTCAGGGAGCAGCGGCACTCTGACCCCCGCCAGTGCCACGCCCAACCctcctactgctgctcctgctgctgctcctgctgcttctgctgctcctgctgctgctgcttctcctactgctactactcctgGCGTACTAGGCACAGCAGTAGGTCAGGCGGAGTCTCTAAGTACTGTTACCCACAGCAGCGCCTTCTCTCCGGGTTAGCCTCATCCTGGGAATAACAACAACACGCtccccttcctcgaatcaaaccgaTTGCCTCTAATTCACCGGGCACTGCAGAAGCCTTACTTGTTTAACGCACTTCCatgaacttaataataataataataatgataataataataataataataatgacagcaAAACTAGTTAGAATATTAAAAATGATCGTAAAGTTTATAATGATTGTTTTAAGGTGAAGGTAATTATGCATTAATGATGGTAATTATGCATGGTTGAAACAGGATGGTGGTCATGGGTGCCAGGGCCTGCCCAGTTCTTCCCGCCGGGTCTAGAGCATCTCACATCAGCCAGCATCCTCACTCTTAAGaagaaaggtagagagagagagagagagagagagagagagagagagagagagagagagagagagagagagagagagagagagagagagagtctacgTACATAGGCTAGCGCATAAAACACGGTCTTGTAGCCTACATTgtctgtatatgtatacatacatctaCGAGCATTGCTGTTGACCCCATTGTAGGCTTAGTACATTACATGACACTGTACTAtgctaaactacactacactacacaataatatactacactacactacattacactacactttacgacacaatactacactatactacactacactatactatactacactgCATACACTACACAACAATACACTACACTGTACTGAACTAtattacactacactgcactacagatacgacgctacactacactgcactaatcTACAGTACACCACGCTACCCTACACTACTCTTCACTACACTAGACTACACTACACAGCGTCGAAAGTAAGTGTTTGTGTGATCGCCAGGTCGGACGTACCGTGTGCTGACAGCAGGTGACCGGCAGATTTACATCGTCAAGCGCAGGAAGGATGGCTTCGGGGGACTCAATATTAAGATCTTCAACAATGCTCACCTCGAGGTCCTCATCCTCAACAGGACCTCCGAAGCTGAGAGGTGTTGCTCTTCTTCCTCGGTGAGGCCtcccgtgtgtgtgtttgtgtgtgtgtgtgtgtgtgtgtgtgtgtgtgtgtgtgtgtgtgtgtgtgtgtgtgtgtgtgtgtgtgtgtgtgtgtgtatgtgtgagtttgtgtggtTGTCATGTGTTCCATGTGTCTGACTGTATCATAAGTGTGCTTCGTGTGTGTGCAAACGATATTTACcatattctttaaaaaataatGATTCGAGTGGAGACTTCCTGGCTCACATTTCAGAGGCAAAATTAACCATAAAATTAATACACAAATTTAGAAAATACATGTAAACTGAAACCAAAAGGCTTCAGCATAGCCATTCtcaaatattaagtgaaatagacaacacacacacacacacacacacacacacacacacacacacacacacacacacacacacacacacacacacacacacacaaacacacacacacttataaataggtgagtacaaataagtgagttcACACATACTCGTGTAACAGTTTCTTTTACCCTGGACAGCACCTGGAGGTGATGTTTCCACCGGGAAACATGATAGGGGTTATCCAAGGCGTCAAGAGGGAGTTCTCTGTGCACAATCCATCGGGAGACTTGCTCTTCCTCTTCGAGTGCGAGGCCTCAGGATGCTGCAGGAAGGTGGATTATCAGGTGAGGCGAAGCTGCCGCGGATGCCACGGTACTTCCTGATGTAGTGAGCAGCAGGTGCCAGGAGGCTAGCTGGTGGAGGATGAAGTGATAGTCTATTGGGAGACTTGATTGAGAACCTACTTTCTCTATCCTTTGACAAACTTACCTAGATAATGCACGATGGTTCTTAACTGGTATAGCAGATAATTCTGAGCAGCCGACAGTCTTGctgtgataaataagacacttatgcaacgtctaggtatctttattctggaaacgcttcgccacaccgtggcttcttcagtccaatacagagaaaggtggaggatgaggaaggactgattacttcaaactcctccccaccttccacctttctctgtactggactgacgaAGTAACTGGCTGGAGACAAGTTTCCTGAATAcagatacccaaatattgcacaagtgtcacagTTATCAGTTTGTCGGTGTCCTAAGCCATTTCTTCAAGCCTCTCCAATGCACGTCCACACACTCATATTTCTGCTACCTTCTGCAGGCAGTGACATCACAGAGATTCACCATAGGACGGATGACACATCAGAAGTCATCACGGTGCCTGGGAGGTGCGGATATGATGATATCCTTCCCAGCTGAGCTGGAGATGCGTTCCAAGGCACTTATCTTGGCAGGTGCCATCTCCATTGTAAGTTTGTAAGCAGACACTGCGAGAGGAACAAGCTAGAATGGGGCTAGGAAAGCCAGCGGGAGCATTATCAAATATCCATTATtcaaagcacagatccaattccctagatcaagagcccctcaccaacatcaaggaacctccctattattattattatcattattattattattattattattattattattattattattattattattattattattattattattattattattattatgattattattattattattattattattattatttttgttattattattattattattattattattgctctgTTGTTGCTTTTCATATCATTTCagtaattagagagagagagagagagagagagagagagagagagagagagagagagagagagagagagagagagagagagagagacagacagacagacagacagacaaacagagataaACATTGTGCCTCTACTTTGCAGAGAGACTCCAACTGGTAATCAAGAGACATATATCAAGGAGCTACCTAGACATGTCTCTCATGCGCTACAGTCCCAAGTTTGATCCGAAGAAGGGCAAAAGTGTAGCTCAGATTCGTAGGATCACGAACCCTTCacgagcatcaaggcaccctcttAAACTCATGCTAGATAGCCATTcatgtttacatatatatatatatatatatatttttcacagtgatgtatatatatatatatatatatatatatatatatatatatatatatatatatatatatatatatatatatatatatatatatatatatatatataatattttgggATAATCAAAGATTATTTATCGACAAGTTAGATGTTCATTAATTTCATAAATTAACTCATATTATAGcctatttttacttttttttgtaACCTGTTTTATAAACCTGGTAATTCTTAGCTTTGTTTTAATAAAGTTGAATATGCGATCTTAGATCGAGTTTTAATTTTCTGCAGAAAAGTGAAGCACAAGGaaatacttacacacacacacacacacacacacacacacacacacacacacacacacacacacacacacaaacacacacacacacacatacacacacacacatacacacacacacatacacacacacacatacacacacacacacacacatacacacacacacacacacatacacacacacacatacacacacacagtttgggaagcgatgtagtggaggcaggatccatacatagctttaagcagaggtatgataaagctcacggctcagggagagtgacctagtagcgatcagtgaagaggcggggccaggagctcggactcgacccgcgcaacctcaactaggtgagtacaactaggtgagtacacacacatacacacaaacacacacacacacacacatacacacaaacacacacacacacacacacatacacacacacacacacatacacacacacacacacacatacacacacacacacatacacacacacacacatacacacacatacacacatacacacacacacacacatacacacacacacatatacacacacacacatacacacacacacacacacacacatacacacacacacacatacacacacacacatacacacacacacacacacacacacacacacacacatgcacacacacacacatacacacacacacacatacacacacacacacatacacacacacacacacacacacacacacacacacacacacacacacacacacacacacacacacacacacatatacacacacacacatacacacacacacacatacacacacatacacacatacacacacacacacacatacacacacacacatatacacacacacacatacacacacacacacacacacacacatacacacacacacacacatacacacacacacacatacacacacacacacacacacacacacacacacatgcacacacacacacatacacacacacacatacacacacacacacatacacacacacacacacacacacacacacacacacacacacacatacacacacacacacatacacacacacacacatacacacacatacacacatacacacacacacacacacacacatacacacacacacatatacacacacacacatacacacacacacacacacacacatacacacacacacacacatacacacacacacatacacacacacacacacacacacacacacacacacatgcacacacacacacatacacacacacacacatacacacacacacacacatacacacacacacacacacacacacacacacacacatgataacgacatacaaaatactgaggggaattgacaaggtggacaaagacaggatgttccagagattggacacagtaacaaggggacacagttggaagctaaagacacagatgaatcacagggatgttaggaagtatttcttcagccacagagtagtcagtaagtggaatagtttgggaagcgatgtagtggaggcaggatccatacatagctttaagcagaggtatgataaagctcacggctcggggagagtgacctagtagcgatcagtgaagaggcggggccaggagctcggactcgacccccgcaacctcaactaggtgagtacacacacacacacacacacacacacacacacatacacacacacacagaggcagggataacaggaactAGATCAGGGAAttcttgacaggaaggaaactaCGAGTGATGAGGTGTCGGAAGGGGCGCaggtgtcgagtggggttcctcaACGATCAGTCCTACGACCAGTGCTGTtccttgtatacgtgaatgacatgacaaaagggatagagtcagaggaATCCCTACTCTCTGACGAcatgaaactaatgagaagaatgcaAGCGGGTGGGAACCAGAAAAggctacaaagggatttggacaggctacaTGCCTGGTCTGATAAATGGCACCTAGAGTTTAACCCCCACCAGTGGTAAGGAAAAAGAAGATCGAAGACGGAGTACAGGGTCGGGGGGCAAAtgttgcaaacctcacttaaagcAGGACCTCgaggtgagtatcataccgagcatattccctgaggagcacatcaaccaaataatttcTGCAGCAAATGCGCGTCTGGCAAATCAAAGACTAGCGTGTTTTTATTTAAGAAATGAAtgattcacgacactgtacaccgtgtacgtcaggtccatactggagtccgcagcaccagtatggaacccacacctggtcaaccacATCAAGAAATTTGATAAAGTAGAGAGGTTTTGAAAAAGACTGGAATCAGACACAAGTAAGGCAAGAGTTCTCCTGACAGCAACAACCTTCTCAACtacatcataatcatcatcactacatcatcatcatcactacatcatcatcatcactacatcatcaTCATTTTACCATCATCTCAACAttatcactacactatactacactacactataccatACTACACAATACAAtaatatactatactatactacactatactatactatactatactatactacactatactatactatactatactaaaCTATACTATATTATACTATAcgatactatactatactatactgtattatactatactataatatactataatataaaatgctataatatactataatatattataatatactataatatactataatatactatattataatatactataatatactataatatactataatatactatactataatatactataatatactataatatactatactataatatactataatatactataatatactataatatactataatatactataatatactataatatactatattataatatactatattatactataatatactataatatactatattataatatactataatatactataatatactataatatactatactataatatactataatatactataatatactataatatactatactataatatactataatatactataatatactatattataatatactataatatactataatatactataatatactatactataatatactataatatactataatatactatactataatatactataatatactataatatactataatatactataatatactataatatactataatatactatattataatatactataatatactataatatactataatatactatattataatatactataatatactataatatactataatatactatactataatatactataatatactataatatactataatatactataatatactataatatactatactataatatactatattataatatactataatatactataatatactatactataatatactataatatactataatatactataatatactataatatactataatatactatactataatatactataatatactatactatactataatatacaataatatacTATACTATgctataatatactgtactgtactatacaatactgtactataatatattatactatactatactataatgtaatatacaatactatactgtactataatatactataatatactatactacaatatactacactatactattcTATACCATAATATACTATAATATACTATACTATAAAATACTACAACATACTATAATATACTATAATgtactacactttgcaacactacactacgctacactacactttgcaactctacactacgctacactacactttgcaacactacactacgctacactacactttgcaacactacactacgctacactacactttgcaacactacactacgctacactacactttgcaactctacactacgctacactacactttgcaacactacactacgctacactacactttgcaacactacactacgctacactacactttgcaacactacactacgctacactacactttgcaacactacactacgctacactacactttgcaacactacactacgctacactacactttgcaatactacactatgctacactaatTTCTGCAACAccacactacgctacactacactttgcaacactacactacgctacactacactttgcaacaccacactacgctacctggagtttacctggagagagttccgggggtcaacgcccccgcggcccggtctgtgaccaggcctcctggtggatcagagcctgatcaaccaggctgttactgctggtagcacgcaaaccaacgtacgagccacagcccggctggtcaggaaccgactttaggtgcttgtccagtgccaacttgaagactgcctggggtctgttggtaatcccccttatgtgtgctgggaggcagttgaacagtctcgggtccctgacacttattgtatggtctcttaacgtgctagtgacacccctgcttttcattggggggatgttgcatcgtctgccaagtcttttgctttcgtagtgagtgattttcgtgtgcaagttcggtactagtccctctacgcTATACTTTGcaacactacactacgctacactatagtttacaacactacactacacttttcaacactacactatgctacactgcactttgcaacactacactacgctacactatagtttacaacactacactacactttgcaacactacactatgctacactgcaCTTTGCAACACTACAGTACGCTATGctacactatactatactacatGACACTATCATCTAAACATCATCAccgtaccatcatcactacaccaccatctcTACACCATAATCGCTATATCACCATTACTTCACCATCTCCTCACTATATTATCGTCACTACATAATCATCACTACACTATTATCAGTAcatcatcacaccatcaccaatACACAATCATTATTACTTCATCTCCATCATTTTCACTTCTACATCTATACAGAATCATCACTGCATCATCACACTGACATACTCATCATTATAATATTCGAAACACCATACGCCATTAACTTTATTATACCATGATCATCACTGCACCATCATtacaccatcatcactgcacTAACATCACTACACCATCATAATCACTATATCACTACGCCATCATTGTGCCATGAACATCATTACATTATCGTAAATCACTATACTATTATTTTCattgcaccatcaccactactcaatcatcatcactacaccatcatCCCGACTCCATaatcatcactacaccatcattactacattatcactacaccatcatcagcactccatcatcatcactacaccatcattactacatcattatcactacaccatcatcaccattccGTCATCACTATACCATCATTACTACATCATCATCACTattacatcatcactactacatcatcatcactacattaTCACTATTCCATCACCACTACAGTGTTATCACTACTCTTATCACTACACCCTCatcactacatcatcactacactatcatcactactccaTCAACATCACTTTATCGTCATCACTACTTCATTATTATCAATCACTATATAATCATTATTCGAATCTCACTATATTATCACCACATCATAATCACaccataatagtaataataatctagagataataataatcttgtggTAAACTCGCTTCAATTTCTAAGTGGTATTTTATTAAGATATAACTCAGAAGTATGTCTCACAAAATTACCAAACCAATGTTTCCAGTCGGGTTCGATGGTGAGGATGAGAGTGTTAGGATGAAGTACATCCAGGTGACGCATCCTAAAACTGGTGACGTCCAT includes:
- the LOC128693263 gene encoding uncharacterized protein, with translation MSAPSGKLTGGDQEETEGVPRRAPAIPVQDHASSTSPDHHHHHHHDPPPRYSTIGPSWSLTHQGEAPLGSSGTLTPASATPNPPTAAPAAAPAASAAPAAAASPTATTPGVLGTAVGQAESLSTVTHSSAFSPGWWSWVPGPAQFFPPGLEHLTSASILTLKKKGRTYRVLTAGDRQIYIVKRRKDGFGGLNIKIFNNAHLEVLILNRTSEAERCCSSSSHLEVMFPPGNMIGVIQGVKREFSVHNPSGDLLFLFECEASGCCRKVDYQAVTSQRFTIGRMTHQKSSRCLGGADMMISFPAELEMRSKALILAGAISIRDSNW